The genomic DNA AGCCCGGAGAACGCGGGAACCAGGTAGCAGCCGCCGTTGTCGGCCACCGACCGGGCCAGGGTCTCGATCTCCGCCGGCGACCGGATGAGACCCAGGTTGTCGCGGCACCACTGCACCAGACCCCCGGCCAGCGCGATCGAGCCCTCGAGGGCGTAGACGGCCGGTTCGCCGTCGACCTTGTGGGCGACGGTGGTGACCAGGCCATGCGTCGACCGCACCGCCTCCGTCCCGGTGTTGAGCAGCAGGAAACTGCCGGTGCCGAACGTGCACTTCGCCTCACCGGCATCGAAGGCGGTCTGCCCGAACAGCGACGCCTGCTGATCACCGATGAGCGCGCCGATGGGCACTCCGGGAAGGGGCTCGACGGTGGTCGCGACCGTGCCGATGGTCGAGACGATCCGCGGCAGCACCACTCTCGGGATGTCGAGGGCGCCCAGCAACTGCTCGTCCCAGTCGAGGGTGTCGAGGTTCATCAGCATCGTGCGGCTGGCGTTGGTCACGTCGGTGACATGCACGCCACCGTCGACTCCCCCGGAGAGGTTCCAGGTGATCCAGGTGTCCATCGTCCCGAACAGCAGGTCGCCGGCCGCCGCGGCGGCGGCCACCGCCGGGTCGCGGTCGAGCATCCACCGCAGTTTCGCGGCCGAGAAGTAGTTGGCCAGCGGCAGTCCCGTGCGGTGCTGCAGGTTCGCGGGGTCGATGCGGCCGGCGATGTCGGCCAGCAGGTCGTGGGTCCTGGTGTCCTGCCAGACGATGGCCCGGCCGACGGGGACGCCGGTGCGCCGGTTCCACAGCAGACACGTCTCCCGCTGGTTGGTCACGCCGAGGGCGACGACCTGGTCGGCGTCCACCCCGGCGTCGTCCAGGGCCTGCGGGACGACCCGCCGCACGATGGACCAGATCTCACCGGCGTCGTGTTCGACCCAGCCGGGTCGCGGGTAGTGCTGGTGGTGCTCGCGCTGAGCGATGGACACCATCCGGCCCTGCCGGTCGAACAGCATGCAGCGGGTCGACGTGGTGCCCTGGTCG from Nakamurella flava includes the following:
- the glpK gene encoding glycerol kinase GlpK; protein product: MSRTYVAALDQGTTSTRCMLFDRQGRMVSIAQREHHQHYPRPGWVEHDAGEIWSIVRRVVPQALDDAGVDADQVVALGVTNQRETCLLWNRRTGVPVGRAIVWQDTRTHDLLADIAGRIDPANLQHRTGLPLANYFSAAKLRWMLDRDPAVAAAAAAGDLLFGTMDTWITWNLSGGVDGGVHVTDVTNASRTMLMNLDTLDWDEQLLGALDIPRVVLPRIVSTIGTVATTVEPLPGVPIGALIGDQQASLFGQTAFDAGEAKCTFGTGSFLLLNTGTEAVRSTHGLVTTVAHKVDGEPAVYALEGSIALAGGLVQWCRDNLGLIRSPAEIETLARSVADNGGCYLVPAFSGLFAPYWDNDAQGLLVGLTSFVTKGHIARAVLEATAWQTHDVMDAMNADAGVAARSLAVDGGMTSNNLLMQTIADYLDMPVVRPMMAETVALGAAYAAGLAVGYWSDRQALRDFWRKAGEWVPAMPADRRARELAHWRHAIAVTRLWSQRPG